The Salegentibacter mishustinae genome includes a window with the following:
- a CDS encoding MATE family efflux transporter, which translates to MESSVSFKNINRIAIPAIIAGIAEPLISLTDIAVIGNVEKNSVEALAAAGIVGSFLSAIIWIVAQTKTAISAIVSQHLGANRIHAVKTLIPQAIYFNFAFSLVIYATTAFFAESIFSAYNAEGLILQYSEDYYQIRALGYPLTLVTFAIFGVFRGLQNTLWAMKCSLAGAAVNVGLDFLLVYGIDGLIPAMHLKGAAYASLAAQGTMLVMALWFFFKKTPFHLKLSLNINPRLKGLLLMAANLFVRTAALNFAIYLANAYATDYGKNYIAAQSILMNIWLFFSFFIDGYANAGNAIGGKLLGARDYKNLWELSKKISKYAVLIAFILMAICGLFYNQIGLVFNKDVAVLAIFSSVFWIVLLMQPVNAIAFMFDGIFKGLGEAKYLRNLLLVATFLGFTPALLISDYFGLKLYGIWIAFFVWMLIRSAGLVIKFRRKYLQKEV; encoded by the coding sequence TTGGAATCTTCTGTTAGTTTTAAAAATATAAACCGAATTGCCATTCCCGCAATTATTGCCGGAATTGCCGAGCCGTTGATCTCCCTTACTGATATCGCGGTAATTGGAAATGTAGAAAAAAACTCGGTTGAAGCACTTGCCGCGGCAGGAATCGTAGGATCTTTTCTTTCAGCGATTATTTGGATCGTAGCGCAAACCAAAACCGCTATTTCGGCAATTGTTTCCCAGCATTTGGGCGCAAACCGAATTCACGCGGTAAAAACCCTTATTCCGCAGGCTATATATTTCAATTTTGCTTTTAGCCTTGTGATCTATGCTACTACCGCCTTTTTCGCCGAATCAATCTTTAGCGCATATAACGCCGAAGGTTTGATCTTGCAATATTCAGAAGACTATTATCAAATCCGTGCATTGGGTTATCCGTTAACTTTGGTGACTTTTGCAATATTTGGCGTTTTCCGCGGACTTCAAAATACGCTTTGGGCAATGAAATGCAGCCTTGCCGGTGCTGCGGTGAATGTAGGATTAGATTTTCTGCTGGTATATGGAATTGACGGGCTTATTCCGGCAATGCATCTTAAAGGTGCTGCTTATGCCAGTCTTGCTGCACAAGGGACAATGCTGGTAATGGCCCTTTGGTTTTTCTTTAAAAAAACGCCTTTTCACTTAAAACTAAGTTTGAATATAAATCCGCGTTTAAAAGGGCTTTTACTTATGGCCGCCAACCTTTTTGTAAGAACGGCTGCCTTAAATTTCGCCATTTACCTGGCCAATGCCTACGCTACAGATTATGGAAAAAACTATATCGCGGCTCAAAGTATTTTGATGAACATCTGGCTTTTCTTTAGCTTCTTTATAGATGGATATGCGAATGCAGGGAACGCCATTGGCGGGAAACTACTGGGCGCCAGAGATTACAAAAATTTATGGGAACTCAGTAAAAAAATAAGCAAATACGCGGTATTGATCGCTTTTATCCTAATGGCAATTTGCGGACTGTTCTACAACCAAATTGGGTTGGTTTTTAATAAGGATGTTGCTGTTCTGGCTATATTCTCATCGGTTTTTTGGATCGTGCTATTAATGCAACCGGTAAATGCCATTGCCTTTATGTTCGACGGAATCTTTAAAGGTTTGGGAGAGGCAAAGTATCTGCGTAATTTATTGCTGGTGGCCACGTTTCTGGGCTTCACTCCTGCCCTTTTAATTTCAGATTATTTCGGGTTGAAACTTTACGGAATCTGGATCGCGTTTTTTGTCTGGATGCTTATTCGAAGTGCAGGTTTGGTCATTAAATTCAGAAGAAAATATTTACAGAAAGAAGTTTGA